The following nucleotide sequence is from Bombus pyrosoma isolate SC7728 linkage group LG17, ASM1482585v1, whole genome shotgun sequence.
TATGATGAAATTCGGTTACATGGAAAGCTCCACGTAATTCTAACAAGTACAAAAAAGTATTGTTAGGTGTGTTTTTACCGAAACAAAGCAGgagaaagattattttatgcGTATTTGCACATGGTAAACTAATGGTAAACTAAACAGTATTATGTTACGAAGATTATAGATCTTCAAAAATCTTATCTTCCGTTTAACGTAAACTCGCGATGCAGGATGATAGTCGAGTCAGAAcgaatttcaatctttcaaTGGCATTACCAGATGAATCAGAaagctttttatatattttttataataccttATACACGATGTCTAAAAGTTCTAGGAAGAACATGTTCGATAGTGAATAGTAGTAGtgataaacattattttgaaCCTGACAAGATAGAAGACGAGACAGTGCTTCAGACAGTGGAAACGAACACCGTTCAACAATGAATCGGCTCAaacgtttcaatatttctagTAATAGTGACAACGAtgatgaattaaatattgatgaaaataataataaacctCGACAATGAATAACGCAAGCGTTCAACGTGTATATTTTGTCAACTGCGCGTGCCAATACCTCGCGGCCCCGtccgcaaagggttaatagtttaaatgttataaattaatgctttaaatattataaattaatagtataGGATtgtttattcagaaatattagaaattaggatttccaatgatttctatcctatatgataaatttattgctaGATGGATCTACTTACAgtggattaaacaggaaacgatggttgtaTAACGTGAACttaatgtagtaatacgatataactaagaCAATTagattgataattaatagCTCACAACTAATAGTTTACAACTCGTGACAACTCGGCAACTCTGTCTCGACTCTCGACTCGCAACAAACTACCTCCTCACAATTCGACTCTCAATTAACGACTGCCGATTAATTTGTCTTTCTCCCTTAAGCATCCCTTTGTTCTTCTCATACCCCCACCACGTACGTGTTCCGTAACCATCCGCGATCATGATCACGTACGCCTTCTTCCGCGTAATCATTCGACTGAAGAATCGAtgacacattgatgggccgCTTGGCTCATTGAAGTTTCCCGACCCTTTCGGCCTGTCGGCACTTAGGCTTTCTCGcaatattgtttatagttcacccgatatttcttagacaatctgtccacgatactacaacagtttaaatgttacaaactaatagtttaaatggttaataaattagtagtaaattgttaaaaaaaaatagtttaaatgttgtaaattaatagcttgaatgttacaaattaatagcaccaatgttataaattgataatttaattcgaaaaagCTGAATTCTTCGATCTTCATTGTACGGTGGTTGAAACACAGATAACCTTGCACGAAAGTCGTGTGTTCCTTGTATACCTGTTGGTATACATTTGGCAAGGTGCTAATCTTCTGTCAAAAGAAGATTGTAAAAAGGTTATCAATTGaaaagtttattataaaagtattattataaacgaGAAGATTTATAGTCAATAGTAAAGGattctaataatttcgaataaactTAACACGTATAGAAGACCCAATCAACGTATTGCCCTTCTTACGCTATCGCATCGACATTGTCCTTCAGTTCCCTGACTTCCACGTACTATGTGtctaaaatatgtatacatatgtacatatgaaTATAGTTCGAAATAAGTATTTAGCGACTTTTAAgttctttgttatttattaaaggaTGGAAACAGTGCGATCTTGTGGTTGCAAGGGAATAAGATCTTGTCTTCTCTGCGAAATTGAACATAAGATTGTGAAACCCAATCTTAAGACTCATTTTGAGGTTATATCCCAAAAGTTTgtcttttttacaaataagttttctattatgttatatacttggacaattaatttatttggtagcattgctatttttaatattttttataaaagatttaaattatttatttattatttaatttatccgtcaatgaaaagaagagaaataagtatctaatattttgtatatgttCTAAATGATTTCTATGTATTGCTCTATATTATTCTTGAATgaatttttgattttataattacctgtttcttatctttttatattcaaaaatgttcatacatatatgtatattcgaaaatattacttgcattctttccattgaaaaatatgatatcaaTATCAGTTTCAGTTGCtttgtattacatatatgtacatatatacatgtgaaGTTTTTAAAATGCCTTAACacaaattttgatataatataattgttgcgttgaatattaaaatctattattttattataaaattcttactAGACTTTGTAGAATGCACAGAAACAAATGACTTTCTAAcgcaaatatataatttttaatgtaagcAGTAGCATCGATAGCATATATCATACAAAGTTGCCGTTTTATGTACAAGATATAAAAAGTGACATTGTTATTGAACTagataatttacttttttattaaatttatacatataacatttaaaatttgctTCTATGTCTTATTAACTATTAtggattataatattttagaaatgttCCAGTTATGTATATTGTCCAAACTGTGACAAATCATGGCCTGGTTGGGATGCTGATCTTTACAAAAATCATCCGTATCATCGAGGAACTGCCATAGAATTTCCTGGTGTATATATAAAGGTATTTACTTACCTGTATCCGATACATCCTTCcattgtttaatttctaattcatagtaatattattcattaattttcccTTTCAAActaatttacatttaagaaTATAACAAGAGATTATCAACcatcaattataaaaaaagaagtaaaagattttttaGTGAAGAGAACTTGATAAAAAGTATTACtagaataacaattttattattattatttatatttgagacaatattcgtaagaaattaattttaacctattgttctatatttacttttatacgtAGCTAGATTTTCTAAATCCTTGGGAAATTAATTCATTGAAGAACGCGCTTGAAAAAATACCTTGGGAAGTTTCTCAGAGTGGAAGACGGAAACAGGTATTTCAAACAGACTAATATATAAccacatttattattataaaattttgaaatatcgataaagtttattaatagATAAGATAGGAAGATTTAagacataatttaaaaactccAGAATTTCGGCCCAAAATGCAACTTCAAGAAAAGAAAGCTTCAGTTGGGTTCTTTTGATGGTTTTCCAAAGTCTACTCAATTTGTGCaacaaaaattttgtcaaGTACCCATGCTTAATAATTTCCAAACGGTAGAACAATGTACTTTAGAGTATGATCCACTACGAGGAGCTTCGATAGATCCACATATCGATGACTGCTGGATTTGGGGTGAAAGAATAGTTACTGTGAATGTCATGGGCAACTCAGTTTTAACAATGAGTCCTTACCATGGTCCAgatacgaaatataatttagaaagcGTTGCAGAGTATTCCACTATACTCGAAGGCTTCGAATTTGatacaaatgataaaaatgaaagtagtAAAGATATCGTTGTAAGGCTCCCAATGCCAGAGGGATCGCTTATGATTCTTTACGATAGTGCAAggcaagaaaattttcttacagACATGGCGAAATAGTACTTAAACAtctatatcatattatatttctgtaattgtTTGGCAAATTTagttatacaattattttaattgtcaGGTACAACTTGaaagaaagtattttataacatagataaaatagaatataatgaatgtgaattttattgcattatttacataattactaGATTctcttctgtattttttatagGTACAAATGGGAACATTGTGTTTTAAGAGAAGACATAACTTCTAAGCGAATTTGTTTGGCTTATCGCGAATTAACTCCTCCATATTTATGCACCtcaagaaataatgaaatagtcAAAGAACTCTTAAAGAGAGCTTCGGTCTTTCAATGAAGTGTGATTAaggtttgaaaataatttattccaacaaagtatgtaatataaaatttgtacgaaatatttgtacgtttcattatatattatgaaaatatattaaatccttctatatatatatatatatataagcaaatataaacacgtatatatacatatatatctacagCTATAGTTTTAtagaaacgtaataataaatgaaattacatatctactattagatatttaatttctaaaagaaactgacgaaaagaattattaaatttagagcaatatataaaaatcgatcttaattaacaagaaatgaagaagggaatataaaaaataattttctttacaaaataaagatattgatttttagaacttcaaaaaattgaaagatactattttaatgtaaataaaattatttcatattgagAATGCATAACAAAAGTAGGGAATTCTATGAATTCTTCAAAGGTTCAGAGGACATGTAAACAACAGGAAAAGTGGTAAAGGGATCTGATTTTCCCAATGGTTGGTAACCATTAACTAAACTCTCTCTTAATTCCCATCGACGTCTCTCCCTTTCTGTTTTTTGCCTTCTAATCGCTCGGCCTAGCATACAGGCAAACATTATTCCAgttaactaaaaataaattagaatgtATGAAATGCTCGATTAAAAccaagaaattacatttttattgatatgccaactaatttaaatttattttagatttgttaCAATATCAAA
It contains:
- the LOC122576937 gene encoding alpha-ketoglutarate-dependent dioxygenase alkB homolog 4-like isoform X2 codes for the protein METVRSCGCKGIRSCLLCEIEHKIVKPNLKTHFEKCSSYVYCPNCDKSWPGWDADLYKNHPYHRGTAIEFPGVYIKLDFLNPWEINSLKNALEKIPWEVSQSGRRKQNFGPKCNFKKRKLQLGSFDGFPKSTQFVQQKFCQVPMLNNFQTVEQCTLEYDPLRGASIDPHIDDCWIWGERIVTVNVMGNSVLTMSPYHGPDTKYNLESVAEYSTILEGFEFDTNDKNESSKDIVVRLPMPEGSLMILYDSARYKWEHCVLREDITSKRICLAYRELTPPYLCTSRNNEIVKELLKRASVFQ
- the LOC122576937 gene encoding alpha-ketoglutarate-dependent dioxygenase alkB homolog 4-like isoform X1, whose amino-acid sequence is METVRSCGCKGIRSCLLCEIEHKIVKPNLKTHFEVISQNYVYCPNCDKSWPGWDADLYKNHPYHRGTAIEFPGVYIKLDFLNPWEINSLKNALEKIPWEVSQSGRRKQNFGPKCNFKKRKLQLGSFDGFPKSTQFVQQKFCQVPMLNNFQTVEQCTLEYDPLRGASIDPHIDDCWIWGERIVTVNVMGNSVLTMSPYHGPDTKYNLESVAEYSTILEGFEFDTNDKNESSKDIVVRLPMPEGSLMILYDSARYKWEHCVLREDITSKRICLAYRELTPPYLCTSRNNEIVKELLKRASVFQ